Sequence from the Methanosarcina siciliae T4/M genome:
AAGCCCACGATTGAGGCAGCAATGACACTGTTGTGCACGACAGGGTTCCTGTAAATCCGGTCTCCAAGCCCCATATGAAAAGCCGAGGATAATCTCGCTCCCAGCATGCTGCCTGTATCTCCTCCTATCTTGATAAGGGCCGGGATAAGGATAAGGATCGCAGGCATGGAAAGCAGGCTTGTTTCTCTGGTGTTAAGGACCTGCCCTACAATGATACCTATTACGCAGGTGATCGAAAGCACGGGAAGCCCGCGCTTGACAATTCCCCGTACGGTGTAATAGCTGGTCTGTTTCCCGGCTTTTCTCAAAGCATCACCACCAGTTTTGCCGAGAGGAAAAGCATGAACATTGAAACTATATCCCCGATAGTTGCAATCGAAGGCGTAACGACATTATCGGGGTCAAAGCCGAACCTGAACATACCTATGGCAAGCAGGACCGCAACAAAAGAGAGGATTACTCCGGAAGTAAGGGCGGAAATCACACAGATGAGGATAAGCTTAAAGGCTCCCGCACTTTCAAAACCCAGGGCAAGGGTGACAAAATGCCCTAAAAACCCGAGAAAGATAGCCATTAAAAAACCCAGGAGTAAGGACCCTGAAATATTATTTGTCAGCTCGGGGTTGTTCCTGTCGATGGAAGTGATAAGCCCCATGTGGATTGCACTGCCGAGCCTTGAGCCGAGGGTCGAGGAAATGTTTCCGCGCAGCCCGAGCACGCCCGGATAAATAACAATCAGGCCGGGGATCATCTCAAGTTCGCTGGTCATTCCGGAAAAAATGATCCCTGCAATAACTCCTCCTACAGTCGCAAGAAGTTCGAAAGGCAGCGCCTCACGTACAATTGACGAAACACTCGCGTATTCGCTGAGATACCTGTCTATAAACTGGGATTCGAAGATATCCTCTTCCCTGTGCGACTCGGAGGGCATGCGACTGTATATACGCTGATAATATTAAAATAATAGCCAACTCTTGAAAATTGAGTTTGTGAAAAATCTTTCTATTTCAAGTCTGTATAAAATAATAGAAAAAACTCAACCTTAGTTATTGAAGGTGGCAATTTACCTGATATTACGAAAAATAAGGTCGGATAAATCCCAATCTTATATTTCACCAAATTTTGAAGTTGTTGTCGTTTTTGCCTTCACTTTGTAATCAATAGAGCAGTTCAGGGAAAAATTTCTGAATTTCCAATGGGACAAAGTTTTGATGTAATGAAGTTGGGTGGGTTTTTGGGCAAGCCCTGTAACTGTGTAAAGTGGAGTGATTTACTGGTTGTCTGGGGAAAGCAGGGATGAAAACCAGTCTTCGTGCGATTTCCTTACCACGGATCTGTGAGGCTTTCACAAATATAATTAAAAATGAACCCATGTCATGCTATTTTTGTTATTATATAATTGCCTGAATGCGAATGGATGGATGCTTAGATATATAGTTTCTGACCACGGTCTTTAACAATCAACGTTCGGGGAAAATGGCAGGCTCAAAATGAGTATGAAAGGTAGATTGTTAAAGGGGATGGTCAGAAAACTTATAAGGAGTGAGATAAGAGGAATTTATGGAGTTAAAAAGTACTTTCCGGTAGCTCCAACTCCATAATGAATGTCCTAAGAGGCAGTGATTATTTTAGCTGTGTGTCTATTTAATCTTGCCTGATTCTGCCTCCTGGGTGCTAAATAGGACAAATTAGACTAAAATAAGTAATAAAAGGATTTGTTAGTCATGGAAAAATTAGTTAAGGCTGTTATAGGCTTCATAGTATCATGCTTTTTGATTTTTGTTATTTTAATGATATTACTGTATAGGTAGTGTTGTTGGGTCTATTTCCTAACCTTGAACCCCAAAACATCCTAATGTACATTATTACGTTTGTGGACTGACTGGATCACTCATACACGATGTCACAGGCTCTTTTGAGGGATTCATACCCATCTAATGCCGGTCTGTAAATGCGTGAGACGGTTTGGACATCGTGGACGCTGACGGAGGTGAGGTGTAAGCATGCAAACCGCAAAGGTCGATGACGAGTGCATTGAGCTGTATGATTTATGTTTAGAAGCTGATCGCAGCTCATACTAACTGCCGGATCGCAAAAAATATAGAGGACAACTAAGAGCCTATCCGAAAAATATATGAATTCCGATTCAGGGTAATATTTTGTAGTGACAAAACGAAAAACGGGACACGACTACGAGATCTCTGATGAATTGTGGACTATAATAACAGCTTTACTGCCATTGCCCAAACCTAAAAAGAAAGCTGGAAGGCCGCGAGAGGATGATCGGAAAATAATGAATGGCA
This genomic interval carries:
- a CDS encoding magnesium transporter; the protein is MRKAGKQTSYYTVRGIVKRGLPVLSITCVIGIIVGQVLNTRETSLLSMPAILILIPALIKIGGDTGSMLGARLSSAFHMGLGDRIYRNPVVHNSVIAASIVGFVSSISVSVLVFLASHFMGYGMPFLTLLEISLIAVVIELVVVYSATVAIAFASHRFGIDPDDTVIPLIASLGDLVGVMGIFMALHLLEII
- a CDS encoding magnesium transporter; the protein is MPSESHREEDIFESQFIDRYLSEYASVSSIVREALPFELLATVGGVIAGIIFSGMTSELEMIPGLIVIYPGVLGLRGNISSTLGSRLGSAIHMGLITSIDRNNPELTNNISGSLLLGFLMAIFLGFLGHFVTLALGFESAGAFKLILICVISALTSGVILSFVAVLLAIGMFRFGFDPDNVVTPSIATIGDIVSMFMLFLSAKLVVML